The Jiangella alba genome includes the window AACCCCGACGCCCACGCCATGGCCAGCACGAACGTGCGCAGCACCTCCTTCGTGTCGTCGACGTTCATGGCGGCGCAGGCCCGCTCGACCCCCTCGCGCCCCACGGTGCGATCGTGCGTCTTCGACCCGGGGACGGCGCTGGTGAACCGGCGGCTGGTCAGCAGCCTGGTGACCTCGAGCGATTCGGGCACCCGGATGAGCGCGTTCTGCCAGGTGCTCGGCCGCAGGCGCACGGGTTGTTCGCGCACATCGGCGTACCGGTCCAGCAGATCGCGCAGCACCGGCGGCGGCGACGTGCTCATGGGGTCACGCTACGGGCCGGGACTGACATGATCGGGCCGCGTGACGGTGATCGCCTCGGCCCGCGCCCTCCTCCTCGACGACGCCGGGCGACTGGTGCTGATCAAGCGCACGAAGCCGGGCCGCCGTCCGTACTGGACGACGCCCGGCGGCCGCGTCGAGCCTTCCGATGCCTCGATCGAGTCCGCCCTGCACCGCGAGCTCATGGAGGAACTCGGCGCGACCGCCACCATCGTCGCCCAGATCCATGTCGTGGCGCCGACCGCCGCCCACCCCACCCGTCAGCACGTCTTCCTGGCGCGCCTGCTGACCATGGACCCGGCCCTGCGCTGTGGCCCGGAACTCACCGACGGCCACGCGCCCGAGCGCGTCCCGATCGACCGCCTCGACGAGATCGACCTGCGCCCGGCCGAGCTGGCGATCGTCGCCAAGCTTGTCCTGGGCGGATTATGAATCGATCCGCTCGAAGCCACCCTCCGTGGTCTGCCAGATGCATGAGACGTCGTACTGCAGCAGCAACGCGATAAGATCCGATCTCGGCTCGGTTGGCAGAAGCAATGCTTTCGAACGGTGGTCGACACGGCGTGAATAGTCGAGGATCTGTCCCAGCGCCATCCGAACAGATTCGCGTGAGGACGAGCCTTTCGCTTCCACGAGTTCCTGAGCTTCATGGTCGTAAAGATCGCTGTACAGCGGCTTGGACTCGCCTGGTGGCGTGATGATGTTGCGACCCACGCTGTGGCCGCGCTGGATCAGCCAATCGCTGTAGCGCTTCACGAGTTCCGCCTCGACTCGTCGGCGCTCGACTGGTTCACCAGCGAGGTGAGCGGTATAGCTCTCTACGAGGTTGGCCTCGAGGGCGATGAACGCATGGGTCGGCCTCGGTGACGGCCGGAGGAGAGGCTCGCGCGGCGCGTAGAAGTCGCCTATTGGGGATAGCCGAAACTGGATAATTGAGCGATTGTTCAGATCGCGATCGATGGCGTCGGTAATCTCGAACGGTGGATTCGCCACCTGAAACTGTCCTACGTAAGTAGCCGAGGTCCCTCTCACTTCGAATAGTCGCAGGTTCTTCCCATTGTTGAGGTGGTCGCGCACTGCAAGATTACCGTCGCTAAATTTTTGGTCGCCGACCTGTCCCTCGCCTGTATACCGGTAGGTTCCGTCCGAATTCCAGCCGTCGTCATAGCCGAACTCTTCGCCTCGTTGAGAACCAGCGAAGATGAGGATAAAGGGCGAGTCACGAGAATGGCCGATGCCACGCTGGCGGTTGAGGCCGTAACGGTCGTGTAGGTGCTGACGCAGTAGGGTCTCGCCCACGGAGATCGTCCAGTCAGGCCCCGTTGTGTCAGCGCCCGACCAGATGACGTCGGTCGTCAAGCTGTCAGTGAGTAGCGACTTGAGGGTGGCGACCCCTGCTGCCGTTGCGACCTTGATGACTCCGTTGTGTTCGAGTGCCCTGCTCCCGATGGCTTTCTGGATCTCAGCCCAGGTGAGCTGGCGGCTCGGCCCGCCTGGCATGTGTTGAAGATCGATGCGGTCAACGTAGTCGGACGTGTCGTGCTCGTCCCATGGACGAGAGGCGGAGCTGGAGATTTCGTAGGTGTCGCTGCGTGCCACTGCTCGACCCATGAGCCGCGCTTCCGGTCCGGATTGCCAGAAGAAGATCTCGTCGCCCTTTCTGATCGCACGGTTTTTCCGTCGGATGTCCCAGAAGCCATGCCGTCGTGAGATATCCCAATGGTGCGGAAAATTCCGACTGATCACGAAGATCCAACCGATCATTAGGCGCATGCCTCCTACAGCGATGTCTGCTGCGGGTGGGGGCATGTCCGATGTGACTCGGAAGCCCGTCGGCCGCTGGTTCGTGATTAACTCTTTGCTAGTGGCGTGTGAAGTTGGCGGGCGTACTCTCGACCAGCCGGGATAGGAACGTTCGGGTCATCGGATCGGCGGCATATATCACGGTTCCCACAAGCCCTCGTGTGAGGAGCACCCGGTACACCTGGCGCACGAGGCGATCGAAGTCGTGATCGGAAACAGCCTGATTCCGAAAAGCGGGGTCTCGGTTGGCTTGACGTACCGAGAATAGGTGACCGTCCCTAGCGACTAGGTCAGGGCCGATAAGGACGCCGGACCAGTCGTACTCGAAGCCCTGGGCGGTATAGACGCAACCAACCTGACCGAAGCCAGCTGGGTCGGTGGCCCAGAAGGAGCGTCCGGGGGCTCCACCGACAGAGCGCTCACTCTTGACATTCCAAGGCCGAGCCCAGTCCTCAATTCTTACATCCGGGACGAGGGAGCCGTCCGCGCGTGGTTCGCTCCATGACCAGCAGAACCCAGCGGACATTCGCGCCGAGTAGCCTTCGGTTTGCTTGTTTGCGAGGATTGATTCGAACTCCCATGGAGACTCGGCGATCATGACCTCAAAACGATCATCGCCCTGCCAAACTCGAGGTGGTTCGGGGGCAAGGCCGAGGAGTCCGAGGACCCACCTCTCGTAGGCGGCGCTGCCGCCACAGCGGAATTGTCCCTCGAGGTCGATTTGGTGTACCCGAAATCCGCGTCGACGTGCCGCCGCACGGATGACTTCCACGTTTCCAGACTCGCCAGGCTTGACGACCTGGTGCTCGTCGAGCAGGAAGACTGGTACCCGCGCCGCTGACATGAGTTCGTCGACCTGTGGTCGGCCGGTGCGCAGGTGGGCCGGAGTGAAGCGATGAGCTGAGGTTTCGCGGATTCGATGTGCCTCGTCAGCTACGAGGACATCCAGGCTGTCGGCAGGGAGCTCGCCAAAGCTGTTGAAGTACTTGAACAGGTTCTTGACCCGGGTTGAACCGCGGCCTGCGTAGCGCCGCATGGTCTCTGTGAAGGACTTCGAGCCGGTGGCATGAACGACGGCGCGCTCCTGCCGCGACAGTTCACCGAGCAATGAGAGCGCAATGACGCTCTTCCCGCTACCCGGCCCACCTTTGACGATGATGACTTCCTTCGCCGCCTTGCTCGCCTGATCAGTTGCGTGCAGGACTAGCTCGTAGGCCAGCCGCTGCTCGTCCAGCAAGGTGAACTGTTCTCGGTTCTTGATCTCCTCGGCTGCCACTGAAAGGAGCTGCCGGCTCGGGCGAACAGCGCTGGTCAGCAGTCGATCGGCTGGCTCGCTTCCAGACTGTGGGGAGATACGGTTCTGCAGGAACTCGACAAATGCGTCCCTGCTCTGCGCCGTGAATGCTCGACCGAAATCGTCCGACTCACCGCTAAGGATGTCGCGAACAGCGTGATCGGTAGCGTTGTGGAGGTAGGCGACCCCGCGTACCGCATCTGGTTGATTGTGAAGTGAGGAGGTGAAATCGACGAGATGCTGACAGTAGGAGCGCACCTGGGTGGTCGGGTGGAGCCGTGGACCGCCGAGAGTTCTTTCGACGAGGACGAGGTGATCGTCATCCTCCCATGTTTCGGCCGAGCTCCATTGCTTGAGTTCCACGACGACGTAGGAGTCTTTGCCTGTCAGCGGGTGAAGGCCCGTAATGATCACGTCGGCCCGCTTGCTTGTCAGGGGCAGCCGATACTCCACCAGGAGCTCTACGCCGCCAAGCCCCGCATCCACCAGGTCGTGAGCGAGGACAGGGAGGCTACGTCGCCACGCCCGAAGTTCGGAGTTCTGAGCTCGCGAGCCCATCTGTTCGCGGACATGCTCGGCGATCCGGACGTCCAGCGTCCCCTCGAGAGCGAGGACCGCAAGGCCCTCCGCTGAGTGACGAAACGCCGTCACGCGCGACAACCCCCAGGCAGCACGAAGTAGTGCGCGGGTGGAGGCATATCCGTCATTCGGAAGCCCGTCGGGCCGCATGGTGATCAACGACTCTAACGGACGGTCGTGACGAATGCCCGCGGTGGCAGTTGCTTGCTGCCCGCCCGTGACCACACCCGGGGTGAGCGAGTTGACGTGGTCGGCGCGCTGGGTAAACCGATGGAGTTCGGGCGGCGGCCGCCCGTATCGTCGAGGCATGGACTCGAACCCCGCCACCACCAGCGCCGTCACGGGAGGTGTCGCGTTCCGGCGCCCGAGGAGGTGACGCCGATGGACGCCGCGCAGGCGGGTGCGCCCGTCGACGACGCGTTGCGGCGGATACCGCCCGGCGTCCGGGACACGCTGTCGTGGCTGGCGCACGTGCTCGACGCGACCGTGCCGCTGCGGACCGCCGAGGACCACGACGAGTTCGCCCGGCGGCAGCTGGGCGGCGACACCGCGGGGATCATCGCGGTGCGGGAGCGGCTCGGGCCGTTCACGGCGCCGCTGGTGGCCCGGGTGCTGGCCGAGGACATGCGCGCGCACCCGCCGGCCGACCTCGCCGGCCTGGAGAGCGACGAGAGCCCCCGCTGGGACCGCCTCCAGCTCGACGACACGGTCGAGACGGTGCCGACGTCGCTGGTGGCGGCGTTCGCGCCGGGCACGCTGAGCGCCACGCCGCTGGTCGTCGCCATCGACGCGCGGTGGGCCGACAAGGAGCTGATCGTCCACGCCCGGACCGCCGACATCGAGGCGGCGGAGCAGTACCTGCAGGACGTCGTCGCCCGGGCCAGGGGGCCGCGGAACTACTTCAAGGGCCGCTGCCTGCACATCCGCGCCCGCCGCAGCGGCTTCGACGTCGTGCCGGTGGCGGTGCCCGACGAGACGCGCGACGGCGTCATCGTCCCGGCCGCGGTCTGGGCCGACGTCGACCTCAACGTCGCCGGCCTGTTCCGCCGCCGCGAGCTGCTCGAACGGCTCGGCCTGGGCACCAACCGCGGGTTGCTGCTGCACGGACCGCCGGGCACCGGCAAGTCGGCGCTGTGCCGGGTGCTCGCCGCCGAGCTGGCCGGCGACATCACGGTGGTGTTCTGCGACGCCCGCAGCATCTCCGACGCCATCGAGGCGGTGTACGAGGAGCTGACGCGGCTCTCGCCGGCGCTGGTCGTGCTCGAGGACCTCGACCTCGTCGTCGGGCGGCGCCGGTTCGGCAACGACATCGGGCTGCACGGGTTCCTCGCCGCGCTCGACGGCGCCATGAGCCGGCACCAGGGCGTCGTCACCGTCGCCACCACCAACGAGCCACGGGTGCTCGACGACGCCGCGGTGCGGGCCGCCCGGTTCGACCGGACGGTGGAGCTGCCGCTACCGGACGGCGCGCAGCGGCGGGCGATCCTGCGGCGGTACTTGGGGCCGCTGGCGGCGGCGGTCGAGGTCGACGCGATCGCCGACGGCACTGACGGCGCGTCCGGCGCTGACCTGCGCGAACTGGTGCGCCGCTCGGTTCTCGCCGACGGCGACGCGGTGACGACGGCGACGCTGCGGCGCTTTGCCGGCGACGGCACGTGGGCCCCGGCGACGGGCGCGGGCCTGTACGTCTGAGGCCGACGATCCGGCTACTGTATCCACGGAGGCTGGACTCCGGCCGACCTGCCCGCACCCCCAAAGACCGAGCAGGTCGACCAGAGCGAGTGGACCGTACGACGACCCCCGGACAGAACGAGCGCGGCGCGAGGTTCGAGTGTGGCCGGCGCCGGTCCGGCGAGGCGGAGGAGGACGGTGCGATCGGGCGACGGCGACGCGGCCGGGCCGGCGGACGTTGACGGAGGCCGTGGGGACGCCGATCCGCGACGGGGCCGGCCGGTGCCTCGGCGGCCGGTGATCCGGGCGGCCGGGTCGCGGGCCGACGGGTGCTGTGGGCGTTCGGGCACCAACCCGCAACGGGGCCGGCGGCCGGTGATCCGGGCGGCCGGTCCGCGACGCGGGCGGGCGGCGTCGGGGCCGAGGGAGGCTGCCGTCGTGCGGGAACGGCGTTGACGGCGCGTCCGCGGACCGGCCTCTGGTCGATCGGTCCGTCGGTGTATCTGCCGTCGCTGCTGTTCGGCATCGGCCAGGGCGCGATCGCTCCGGTGATCCCGCTGTCGGCGCGGGACCTGGGCGGCTCGGTGGCGACGGCCGGACTGGTGGTGGCGCTGCTGGGCGTCGGCAAGATCGTGGGCGACCTGCCGGCGGGGATGCTCGCGATCCGGCTGGGGGAGCGGCGGGCGATGCTGTTCGCGCTCGCCGTCGTGCTGGCCGCGCTCACCGCCTGCCTGCTGGCGCCGTCGGTGCTCGTGCTGGCGGCGGCGGTGGTGCTGATCGGCATCTCGTCGTCGGTGTTCGGGCTGGCCAGGCACGCGTACGTCACGGAGGCGATCCCGTTCGAGCTGCGCGGCCGGGCGCTGTCGACGCTCGGGGGGATGCAGCGGATCGGGCTGTTCGCTGGCCCGTTCCTGGGCGCGGCGGCGATGAGCCGGCTGGGCCTCGACGGTGCGTACTGGGTGCACGTGGTGGTCGCGGTGGCGGCGGCCGTCGTGCTGCTGGTGGTGCCGGAGCCGCCGGTGACCGGCAGGACGGCGCCGGAGGCGGGGCGACCGGACAGCACGGCCCGCATCATCCGCCGGCACCTGCCGGTGCTGCGCACGCTGGGCGTCGGCGCGTTGCTGGTGGGTGCGGCGCGGGCGTCGCGGCAGGTGGCGATCCCGTTGTGGGGTGAGCACCTCGGCCTGGACCCGGCGACGGTGAGCCTGTTGTTCGGCGTCTCGGGCGCGATGGAGATGCTGATCTTCTACCCGGCCGGCTACGCGATGGACCGCCTCGGCCGCCGCTGGATCGTCGTCCCGTCGATGCTGCTGCTCGGCCTCTCGCTGGTGCTGCTGCCACTGACCGGCGGCGTCGGGACGTACACGGCGCTGGCGCTGCTGATGGGGTTCGGCAACGGACTGGGCAGCGGCATCATCATGACGATCGGCTCGGACGCCTCGCCGGACGTCGGCCGCGCGACGTTCCTGGGGGCGTGGCGGTTGTTCGCCGACGTCGGCAACGGCGTCGGGCCGGTGCTGGTGAGCGTGGTGACGGCGGTGGCGACGCTGGGCGCCGCCATCGCGACCGCCGGTGCCGTCGCCTTCGTCGCGGCGGCGCTGATGGCCCGCTGGGTGCCGCGGAACGGCGCCGCCTCATGACGCAGCGACCTGGAGGCGTCTCCAACCGGCTGCTGCTGACGCTGTCGCTGGGCACGGTGCTGAATCCGCTGAACTCGTCGATGATCGCGGTCGCCCTGGTCAGCCTGCAGCGCGAGTTCGGTGTCAGCATCGCGACGTCGACGTGGCTGGCGTCCGGGTTCTACGTGGTCGCCGCGGTGTGCCAGCCGCTGATGGGACGGCTGGCCGACCAGCTCGGCGCGCGGCGGCTGTTCATCGGCGGGCTGGTACTGATGGGCGCCGCGTCGGCGCTGGCGCCGCTCGCGCCGGACTTCGGCTGGCTGCTGGTGGTCCGGCTGGTGCAGGCGGCCGCGACGTCGACGGCGTACCCGTCGGCGCTGATCCTGGTGCGCTCCGCCGGCGGTGACGGCATTGGGCCGCCCGCTCGCGCGCTCGCCGTCCTGTCCGTGGCCGCGTCGGGGAGCGCGGCGCTCGGCCCGGTGCTCGGCGGGCTGCTGGTCGCCGTCGCCGGGTGGGAGGCGGTGTTCCTGGTCAACGTGCCGGTGACGCTGGCCGGCATCGTGCTGGCGGTGCGGGTGCTGGCCGGCGTGCCGGTCGAACGGGGTCCGCGGATCGGGCTGCGCGAGCTGGACCTGCCCGGGATCGCGCTGTTCAGCGGCGCGCTGGTGGCGCTGATCTTCGGCGTGCTGTCGCTGGCGGACCGGCCGCTGTGGTGGCTCGCGCCGGTCGTCGTCGCGCTGGGGGCGCTGCTGGTGTGGCGGGAACGGTCGGTGGCCCAGCCGTTCCTCGACGTGCGCGGGCTGGTCGCGAACCGCGCGCTGCGCACCGTCCTCGCCCAGCAGGGCGGCATCAACCTGGTCTTCTACTGCATCTTCTTCGGCATGCCGATCTGGCTGGAGCAGGTCCGCGGTTTCGACCCCGCGACGGTGGGCCTGCTGGTGCTGCCGACGACGCTGCTCAGCATGCTGGTCACACCGATGACGGCGCGGGCGATCCGGCGGCACGGCTCGACCGGGCCGCGGCTGCTCGGGCTCGGCCTGCTGGTGGTCGCGGCGGCGGCACTGCAACTGCTCGGCGACGACACGTCCGTGGTGCTGCTGCTCGGCATCGCCGTCCTGCTCGGCGTGCCGAACGGCGTCACCAACCTCAGCCTGCAGACGGCGCTCTACGCGGCCGCGCCGGCCGGGCGGATGGGCGCGTCGGCGGGCCTGTTCCAGACCTTCCGCTACCTGGGCGCCATCGCGGCCACCAGCATCCTCGGCGTCATCCTCGAACAGAACCTGTCGACCGGCGGCCTGCACGACGTCGGGCTGCTGATCACTGGAGTCGCGGTGGTCCTGTTCGTCCTGGGCCTGTTCGCCGCGCGGCGCCGCTGACACGTCACTCGGTCGCGAGCGCGGCGACGGTCCGCAACAGGACGTCGGCTCCGCGCTCGACGTCCTCCCAGCTGCTGTGCTCGGCCGGCGAGTGGCTGCGCCCGCCGGTGCTCGGGATGAAGATCATCCCGGTCGGTGCGAGCCGGCTCAGGTTCTGCGAGTCGTGGCCGGCGCCGGACGGCAGCCGCATCGTCGTGCGCCCCAGGGCCGACGCCACCGACTCGATCAGGTCCTGGACGCGCGGGTCCAGCGGTGCGGGGTCGGTGATGCTGTCGCGGGTGTACCGGACCTCCAGGCCATGGGCGGCGGCAGCGCGCCGGGCCGCGTCGGCCAGTGCCTGTTCCAGGGCCTCGATGGACGAACGCCGCACGTCGCGGAAGTCGAGCTGCAGCCGGGCGACGGACGGGACGACGTTGGCGCCGCCGGGCTCGACGGCGATGATGCCGCACGTCGCGACGGCGGTGTCGCTGATCGACGCGGTCACGTCCGGCAGCCCGGCCAGGAACGCGCCGGCTCCGCGCAAGGGGTCGCGCCGCATCGTCATCGGGGTGGTGCCGGCGTGGTCGGCCCGGCCGGTGAACTCCAGCGAGCCACCGCCCATCCCGACGATCGACGTGACGACGCCGATGTCCACGCCGGCCGACTCGAGGACGGCGCCCTGTTCGATGTGCAGCTCGACGAAGGCGTGGACGGACCCGGGCGCAACCGCCGTCCGGGTGGCCGCGCCGACGTCACGGCCGGCGGACCGGAGCGCGTCGACCAGCCGGTCTCCGTCGCGTCCGCGCAGCCGCTCCAGCTCGTCGGGACCATAGGACCGCACGAGGGCGGTGGAGCCGAGTAGATGGTGGTAGCAGCCCTCCTCGTCGGCGAACACCACCATCTCGACCGGACGGCGCAACGGCAGCCGCGACTCCGCCAGCCGGCGGGCGACCTCGAGCGCCGCCATGCTGCCCAGCGCGCCGTCGAAGCGCCCGCCGTCGGGCACGCTGTCGAGGTGCGAGCCGGTCCACACCGGCGCCGAGTCCGGTGCGTCCGGCGCGGGCACCGTCACGAACACGTTGCCGATGCCGTCGGTGCGCAGCCGCAGGCCGGACGCCTCGCACTGGTCGCGCAGCCACGCCCGCGCCGCGGTGTCGGCCGGGGAGAAGCTGGTGCGGCTCACACCGCCGGACGGCTCGGCGCCGAAGGTGGCCAGGGTCTCCAGTGTCTGGCGCAGGCGCGCGCCGTCGACGCTCAACCCGTCCGCGCTCATGCCTGCCCCCGGCCCTGGACCGCCGGTTCCGGCAGGTCGTCGCTGAAGTACGGGTCGGTGGCGCTGGCCGGCGGGGGCGCCGTGAGCAGGCTGACGACCACCATCAGCACCAGCGAGGCGGCGAAGCCGGGCACGACCGGGTCGATGGAGCCGATGTCGCCCCACTGCCGCCAGCCCACCGTGCCGGCCAGCCCGCCGACCATCGCCGCGATGGCGCCCTCGCGGGTGGCGCGCCGCCACAGCACTCCGGCGACCACCGGCACCAGGAACACGGCGCCCATGAGCGCGCTGAACAGGGCGACGATGAACTGCACCAGCTCGCCGGCGCCGAAGCCGGTGAGCACCATGACCATGGGCACGATGCCCACGGCGACGGTGCCGATGCGCCCGATGAGCACGCGCCGCTGCGGCGACCCACCCGGCCGGATGACGCCGTAGATGTCGTGCGAGAGCGCCGTGCCCGCGACCAGCAGCACGGACGAGATGGTGGACATCATGGCCGAGGCCACCGCGACCAGCAGCAGCGTGCCCAGGAAGACCGGCAGCGCGTGCACGGCGAGCACCGGCATCGCCTGGTCGGCGGTGCTGAGCGCCGGGAAGAGGGTCCGGCTGCCGAGCGCGAGCACGAACACCAGCGTGTGCGCGAGTCCGACCAGGACGATGACGAAGCCGATGCCCTTGCGGATGGTCGCCATGTCCTTCATCGCGTAGAAGCGGACCAGCTGTTCCGGCCGGGCCACCGCGCCGAGGAAGAACGCCAATGACAGCGTCAGCAGCAGCGACGGCGCCATGCCGTCCCAGGTGAAGGTGACCGGATTGGCGCTGTCGACGAGGGCGATCATGGAGTTCAGGCCGCCGGTCTGGCCGAGCACCATCGGGATGGCCGCCGCGGCGCCGACGATCATGATCATCATCTGGAGGAAGTCGGTGTAGACGACGGCGAACATGCCGCCGATGGCGGTGTAGGCCAGCACGACCAGCGTGAATCCGACCATCCCGGCCTTCACCGAGACGCCGAACAGCGCGTTGGCGATCAGCCCTCCGGCGATGACCTGGGCGGAGATGTACACGACGAAGGCGACCAGGATGATCAGTGCCGCGATGACGCGCGCGCCCCGGCTGTAGTAGCGGGCCTCGATGAAGTCGGGCAGCGAGATCTTGCGCTGCCGGGTGAAGCGGGGCGCGATGACCGCGACCATGATCCAGTAGGCGAGCGGGAAGACGAACACCACCCAGGCGAACGACCAGCCGACCGCGTACATGATGCCGATGGTGCCGATGAACAGCCCGGAGCTCATCTGGGTGGCGGCGATGCTCGCGCCGCCGACGGCCCAGCCCAGCCCGCCGCCGGCGATGTAGAAGTCCTCGTCGTTCTTCGTCATGCGCAGCCCGAAGTAGCCGAGCGCGAGGGTCAGGACGAGGTAGCCGAGGAGTACGACCCATTCGGTCATGGCGTCATCCGTTCTCGCGGTGGTCGCGGACCCGCCGTGACTCGCGGCGGTTGAGCGCGGCCATCCAGCCGAAGTAGGCGAGGGTGAGGACGATGTAGATGGCCAGGTAGCCCCAGAAGACGAAGCCGGCCTCGAAGATCGACATCAGTGCCTCCGTCCGGCGGGCTCGGTGGCGGGTGTGGCGTCGTCGCGCTCCTCGGCCGCGCGGGCCCGTCCGCGGGTGAAGGAGAGGGCCAGGGCGGCGCCGCCGGCCAGCAGGGTCAGGAACAGCGCCAGG containing:
- a CDS encoding NUDIX hydrolase; the encoded protein is MTVIASARALLLDDAGRLVLIKRTKPGRRPYWTTPGGRVEPSDASIESALHRELMEELGATATIVAQIHVVAPTAAHPTRQHVFLARLLTMDPALRCGPELTDGHAPERVPIDRLDEIDLRPAELAIVAKLVLGGL
- a CDS encoding DUF2075 domain-containing protein, whose product is MTAFRHSAEGLAVLALEGTLDVRIAEHVREQMGSRAQNSELRAWRRSLPVLAHDLVDAGLGGVELLVEYRLPLTSKRADVIITGLHPLTGKDSYVVVELKQWSSAETWEDDDHLVLVERTLGGPRLHPTTQVRSYCQHLVDFTSSLHNQPDAVRGVAYLHNATDHAVRDILSGESDDFGRAFTAQSRDAFVEFLQNRISPQSGSEPADRLLTSAVRPSRQLLSVAAEEIKNREQFTLLDEQRLAYELVLHATDQASKAAKEVIIVKGGPGSGKSVIALSLLGELSRQERAVVHATGSKSFTETMRRYAGRGSTRVKNLFKYFNSFGELPADSLDVLVADEAHRIRETSAHRFTPAHLRTGRPQVDELMSAARVPVFLLDEHQVVKPGESGNVEVIRAAARRRGFRVHQIDLEGQFRCGGSAAYERWVLGLLGLAPEPPRVWQGDDRFEVMIAESPWEFESILANKQTEGYSARMSAGFCWSWSEPRADGSLVPDVRIEDWARPWNVKSERSVGGAPGRSFWATDPAGFGQVGCVYTAQGFEYDWSGVLIGPDLVARDGHLFSVRQANRDPAFRNQAVSDHDFDRLVRQVYRVLLTRGLVGTVIYAADPMTRTFLSRLVESTPANFTRH
- a CDS encoding AAA family ATPase is translated as MDAAQAGAPVDDALRRIPPGVRDTLSWLAHVLDATVPLRTAEDHDEFARRQLGGDTAGIIAVRERLGPFTAPLVARVLAEDMRAHPPADLAGLESDESPRWDRLQLDDTVETVPTSLVAAFAPGTLSATPLVVAIDARWADKELIVHARTADIEAAEQYLQDVVARARGPRNYFKGRCLHIRARRSGFDVVPVAVPDETRDGVIVPAAVWADVDLNVAGLFRRRELLERLGLGTNRGLLLHGPPGTGKSALCRVLAAELAGDITVVFCDARSISDAIEAVYEELTRLSPALVVLEDLDLVVGRRRFGNDIGLHGFLAALDGAMSRHQGVVTVATTNEPRVLDDAAVRAARFDRTVELPLPDGAQRRAILRRYLGPLAAAVEVDAIADGTDGASGADLRELVRRSVLADGDAVTTATLRRFAGDGTWAPATGAGLYV
- a CDS encoding MFS transporter; the protein is MYLPSLLFGIGQGAIAPVIPLSARDLGGSVATAGLVVALLGVGKIVGDLPAGMLAIRLGERRAMLFALAVVLAALTACLLAPSVLVLAAAVVLIGISSSVFGLARHAYVTEAIPFELRGRALSTLGGMQRIGLFAGPFLGAAAMSRLGLDGAYWVHVVVAVAAAVVLLVVPEPPVTGRTAPEAGRPDSTARIIRRHLPVLRTLGVGALLVGAARASRQVAIPLWGEHLGLDPATVSLLFGVSGAMEMLIFYPAGYAMDRLGRRWIVVPSMLLLGLSLVLLPLTGGVGTYTALALLMGFGNGLGSGIIMTIGSDASPDVGRATFLGAWRLFADVGNGVGPVLVSVVTAVATLGAAIATAGAVAFVAAALMARWVPRNGAAS
- a CDS encoding MFS transporter yields the protein MTQRPGGVSNRLLLTLSLGTVLNPLNSSMIAVALVSLQREFGVSIATSTWLASGFYVVAAVCQPLMGRLADQLGARRLFIGGLVLMGAASALAPLAPDFGWLLVVRLVQAAATSTAYPSALILVRSAGGDGIGPPARALAVLSVAASGSAALGPVLGGLLVAVAGWEAVFLVNVPVTLAGIVLAVRVLAGVPVERGPRIGLRELDLPGIALFSGALVALIFGVLSLADRPLWWLAPVVVALGALLVWRERSVAQPFLDVRGLVANRALRTVLAQQGGINLVFYCIFFGMPIWLEQVRGFDPATVGLLVLPTTLLSMLVTPMTARAIRRHGSTGPRLLGLGLLVVAAAALQLLGDDTSVVLLLGIAVLLGVPNGVTNLSLQTALYAAAPAGRMGASAGLFQTFRYLGAIAATSILGVILEQNLSTGGLHDVGLLITGVAVVLFVLGLFAARRR
- a CDS encoding Zn-dependent hydrolase, whose translation is MSADGLSVDGARLRQTLETLATFGAEPSGGVSRTSFSPADTAARAWLRDQCEASGLRLRTDGIGNVFVTVPAPDAPDSAPVWTGSHLDSVPDGGRFDGALGSMAALEVARRLAESRLPLRRPVEMVVFADEEGCYHHLLGSTALVRSYGPDELERLRGRDGDRLVDALRSAGRDVGAATRTAVAPGSVHAFVELHIEQGAVLESAGVDIGVVTSIVGMGGGSLEFTGRADHAGTTPMTMRRDPLRGAGAFLAGLPDVTASISDTAVATCGIIAVEPGGANVVPSVARLQLDFRDVRRSSIEALEQALADAARRAAAAHGLEVRYTRDSITDPAPLDPRVQDLIESVASALGRTTMRLPSGAGHDSQNLSRLAPTGMIFIPSTGGRSHSPAEHSSWEDVERGADVLLRTVAALATE
- a CDS encoding sodium:solute symporter family transporter; the encoded protein is MTEWVVLLGYLVLTLALGYFGLRMTKNDEDFYIAGGGLGWAVGGASIAATQMSSGLFIGTIGIMYAVGWSFAWVVFVFPLAYWIMVAVIAPRFTRQRKISLPDFIEARYYSRGARVIAALIILVAFVVYISAQVIAGGLIANALFGVSVKAGMVGFTLVVLAYTAIGGMFAVVYTDFLQMMIMIVGAAAAIPMVLGQTGGLNSMIALVDSANPVTFTWDGMAPSLLLTLSLAFFLGAVARPEQLVRFYAMKDMATIRKGIGFVIVLVGLAHTLVFVLALGSRTLFPALSTADQAMPVLAVHALPVFLGTLLLVAVASAMMSTISSVLLVAGTALSHDIYGVIRPGGSPQRRVLIGRIGTVAVGIVPMVMVLTGFGAGELVQFIVALFSALMGAVFLVPVVAGVLWRRATREGAIAAMVGGLAGTVGWRQWGDIGSIDPVVPGFAASLVLMVVVSLLTAPPPASATDPYFSDDLPEPAVQGRGQA